A part of Myxococcus landrumus genomic DNA contains:
- a CDS encoding amidase, with the protein MAYQRNPVKAPRVSGLALKAFVNTLESSVGAPVLEKLVRDSGITPWRELSPGDAPPLQFPLPPGAPATEPQSPGEQAVRAIAARTSAPERETVGAFVRAYREGKADPVAVARRLNETIDKLEQGEARMGMFITRKPEEVLRAAEASAERLRAGRPLSVLDGVPVVVKDEVDVAGFPTTLGTRFRNQVASADATVAARLRAAGALILGKANMQEIGINPIGLNPHHGAARNPWNLGHITGGSSSGSAAVVAAGLCPLSVGADGGGSIRIPAALCGIVGLKATWGRIPETGVPPLCWNVGHVGPMGLTVDDVAALYALLAGPDGKDVVAQTQPAHHLSGYERADLTGIRLGICWPYFEDAAPDVVARCKDAVKALTNAGAVVVEIPAPDLNTVLWTHSCIILSEMAESMLPHTRERVSDFGLDSRTNLAIGRHFRATDLVHALRHRHRLTRELLAVMSGVDVIITPTTAISAPAIPESTLPDGESNLQVADALMRFVREGNLTGFPALSVPAGHDRAGLPVGVQLMGRPFEEHLLLRLGRVVESATPVRTPSLHVTALR; encoded by the coding sequence ATGGCCTATCAACGCAATCCCGTGAAGGCGCCGCGCGTGTCGGGGCTCGCGCTCAAGGCATTCGTCAACACCCTGGAGAGCTCGGTCGGGGCTCCCGTGTTGGAGAAGCTGGTGCGGGACAGTGGCATCACCCCATGGCGAGAGCTGTCGCCCGGAGACGCGCCGCCGCTTCAGTTCCCCCTGCCGCCCGGTGCGCCCGCGACGGAGCCCCAGTCTCCGGGGGAGCAGGCCGTGCGCGCCATCGCCGCGCGGACCTCCGCGCCAGAGCGGGAGACGGTGGGCGCGTTCGTGCGGGCCTACCGCGAGGGGAAGGCGGACCCCGTCGCCGTGGCGCGCCGGCTGAACGAGACCATCGACAAGCTGGAGCAGGGCGAGGCGCGGATGGGGATGTTCATCACGCGCAAGCCGGAGGAGGTGCTGCGCGCCGCGGAAGCCTCCGCGGAGCGACTGCGCGCTGGACGTCCGCTGAGCGTGCTCGACGGCGTGCCCGTGGTGGTGAAGGACGAAGTGGACGTGGCGGGCTTTCCCACCACGCTGGGCACCCGGTTCCGGAACCAGGTGGCGTCGGCGGATGCGACGGTGGCCGCGCGCCTTCGGGCCGCGGGAGCGCTCATCCTGGGCAAGGCCAACATGCAGGAGATTGGCATCAACCCCATCGGGTTGAATCCGCACCATGGCGCCGCGCGCAACCCGTGGAACCTGGGGCACATCACGGGTGGAAGCTCCAGTGGCTCGGCGGCCGTGGTCGCAGCGGGCCTGTGCCCGTTGAGTGTCGGCGCGGACGGAGGGGGCTCCATCCGAATCCCCGCGGCCCTGTGCGGCATCGTCGGGCTCAAGGCCACCTGGGGCCGCATCCCCGAGACGGGCGTGCCGCCGCTCTGCTGGAACGTGGGCCATGTCGGGCCCATGGGCCTGACGGTCGACGACGTCGCGGCCCTGTATGCGCTGCTCGCCGGGCCCGACGGCAAGGACGTGGTGGCGCAGACGCAGCCCGCGCACCACCTGTCCGGCTATGAGCGCGCGGACCTGACGGGGATTCGCCTGGGCATCTGCTGGCCGTACTTCGAGGACGCCGCGCCCGACGTGGTGGCGCGCTGCAAGGACGCGGTGAAGGCGCTCACGAACGCGGGCGCGGTGGTGGTGGAGATTCCCGCGCCGGACCTGAACACGGTGCTCTGGACCCACAGCTGCATCATCTTGAGCGAGATGGCGGAGTCGATGCTGCCGCACACGCGCGAGCGGGTCTCGGACTTCGGGCTCGACTCGCGCACCAACCTGGCCATCGGCCGGCACTTCCGCGCCACGGACCTGGTGCATGCGCTGCGACACCGCCACCGGCTGACGCGAGAATTGCTGGCGGTCATGTCGGGCGTGGACGTCATCATCACCCCCACGACGGCCATCTCCGCGCCCGCCATTCCCGAGTCGACGCTGCCCGACGGCGAGTCGAACCTGCAGGTCGCGGACGCGCTGATGCGCTTCGTTCGCGAGGGCAACCTGACGGGCTTCCCCGCGCTGTCCGTCCCGGCGGGACATGACCGTGCCGGCCTGCCCGTGGGCGTGCAGCTCATGGGGCGGCCCTTCGAGGAGCATCTGCTCTTGCGGCTGGGGCGCGTCGTCGAGAGCGCCACGCCCGTGCGCACGCCTTCGCTCCACGTCACCGCCTTGCGGTGA
- a CDS encoding M14 family zinc carboxypeptidase translates to MSELLTRAEASNYAETSRHSDVLAFIDELCRRTKLARRVDFGTSGEGQPLVSLVVSDRNCFTPEQARKQKKVVVMVEANIHAGEVEGKEALLALARDLTLTKLGQKVLDRVCLVLIPNFNPDGNDRISPNNRKLNLKSLEGQVNPEGGVGTRYTGEGWNLNRDSMKQEAPETRAVAKLHQTWWPEVFIDCHTTDGSIHDFDLTFDTSHSNEPLFQELRDYNRAMLERVSEAVQKRHGFDSYWYGNYREEDVPTSGWHTYPALPRFGSHYRGLLGRLDVLLETYSYIDYPRRCAVMRAWLLELIREAARSAKASISVTQAAQDAIIARGKTPDPRELVGINYGVATRDAEGALAYDYPAYAKPGDMARVQAFDEKSIAEHRFPGKKKKVYRVPHHRTFLPTHAVSTPEGYLVPAELAPRLEGHGIRFEALPKARSFLVDSYRVARREETFSPDVAANVPRPGEAEVPLSMKPKPVRFETVLTVAPERTTREFSQGTLYVPTAQRGGTLAVYLLEPHSDDGFCRWQFLDKQVEVGGLYPVHRVVSPAPAPKKAE, encoded by the coding sequence ATGTCCGAGCTGCTGACCCGCGCCGAAGCCTCGAATTACGCCGAAACCTCGCGTCATTCCGACGTGCTCGCCTTCATCGACGAGCTCTGCCGCCGCACGAAGCTCGCCCGAAGGGTGGACTTCGGGACGAGCGGGGAGGGACAGCCGTTGGTGTCCCTCGTCGTGAGCGACCGCAACTGCTTCACGCCCGAGCAGGCGCGCAAGCAGAAGAAGGTCGTGGTGATGGTGGAGGCGAACATCCACGCGGGCGAGGTGGAGGGGAAGGAAGCGCTGCTCGCGCTCGCGCGGGATTTGACGCTGACGAAGCTGGGCCAGAAGGTGTTGGACCGGGTGTGCCTGGTCCTGATTCCCAACTTCAACCCGGACGGCAATGACCGCATCAGCCCCAACAACCGCAAGCTCAACCTGAAGAGCCTGGAGGGGCAGGTCAACCCCGAGGGCGGCGTGGGCACGCGCTACACGGGCGAGGGCTGGAACCTCAACCGCGACAGCATGAAGCAGGAGGCGCCGGAGACGCGCGCCGTCGCGAAGCTGCACCAGACGTGGTGGCCGGAGGTGTTCATCGACTGCCACACCACGGACGGCAGCATCCACGACTTCGACCTGACGTTCGACACGTCGCACTCGAACGAGCCGCTGTTCCAGGAGCTGCGCGACTACAACCGCGCGATGCTGGAGCGCGTCTCCGAGGCGGTGCAGAAGCGCCATGGCTTCGACAGCTACTGGTACGGCAACTACCGCGAGGAGGATGTCCCCACCTCGGGCTGGCACACCTATCCGGCGCTCCCGCGCTTCGGCAGCCACTACCGCGGCCTGCTGGGCCGGCTGGACGTGCTGCTGGAGACGTACAGCTACATCGACTACCCGCGCCGCTGCGCGGTGATGCGCGCGTGGCTGCTGGAGCTGATTCGCGAGGCGGCTCGGAGCGCGAAGGCCTCCATCTCCGTCACGCAGGCGGCGCAGGACGCCATCATCGCGCGCGGCAAGACGCCGGACCCTCGGGAGCTGGTGGGCATCAACTACGGCGTGGCCACCCGTGACGCGGAAGGGGCGCTGGCGTACGACTACCCCGCCTACGCGAAGCCCGGTGACATGGCGCGCGTCCAGGCGTTCGACGAGAAGAGCATCGCGGAGCACCGCTTCCCCGGGAAGAAGAAGAAGGTCTACCGCGTGCCGCACCACCGCACGTTCCTGCCCACGCACGCGGTGAGCACGCCGGAGGGCTACCTGGTGCCCGCGGAGCTGGCGCCCCGGCTGGAAGGGCACGGCATCCGCTTCGAGGCGCTCCCGAAGGCTCGCTCCTTCCTGGTGGACAGCTACCGGGTGGCGCGCCGCGAGGAGACCTTCAGCCCCGACGTGGCGGCGAACGTCCCGCGCCCGGGCGAGGCCGAGGTGCCGTTGAGCATGAAGCCCAAGCCCGTGCGCTTCGAGACGGTGCTCACGGTGGCCCCCGAGCGCACCACGCGCGAGTTCTCCCAGGGCACGCTCTACGTCCCCACCGCGCAGCGCGGCGGCACGTTGGCCGTGTACCTGCTGGAGCCTCACTCCGACGACGGCTTCTGCCGGTGGCAGTTCCTGGACAAGCAGGTGGAGGTGGGCGGGCTGTACCCCGTGCACCGCGTGGTGAGCCCCGCCCCCGCGCCGAAGAAGGCGGAGTAG
- a CDS encoding TolB family protein, translating to MSSSSRCIPALLAAFALSTSASASAPRTPEVLAPGFISLPDQEEWRIAFTPDGRTAFWGVSSGFFPETRQATIVFSELRNGRWSEPRPAPFSGVYSDIDPFVSPDGRRLFFSSIRPLNGEPRADVELWVVERRRDGSWSEPRHLGGSALSTGDELYPSVDAQGTLYFASDREGGYGAWDLYRSRLRADGTYGPAENLGPGVNTEYWEFNPNVTPDGKTMLFASIGRPDGFGYGDLYVSQRTWRGWQAARNLGPTVNTALDEYHPTLSPDHRTLYFVRHQYEPFVPSELYHVRVGRLLPELDVCDVQN from the coding sequence ATGTCATCGTCATCGCGTTGCATCCCCGCGCTGCTCGCCGCGTTTGCCCTGTCCACCTCCGCGTCCGCGTCGGCTCCGCGCACGCCGGAGGTGCTGGCTCCGGGCTTCATCTCCCTGCCGGACCAGGAGGAGTGGCGCATCGCCTTCACGCCGGATGGCCGCACGGCCTTCTGGGGCGTGAGCTCCGGCTTCTTCCCGGAGACGCGCCAGGCCACCATCGTCTTCTCCGAGCTGCGCAACGGCCGCTGGTCGGAGCCGCGTCCCGCGCCCTTCTCGGGCGTGTACTCGGACATCGACCCGTTCGTCTCTCCGGATGGCCGCCGCCTGTTCTTCTCCTCCATCCGCCCGCTCAACGGCGAGCCGCGCGCGGATGTGGAGCTGTGGGTGGTGGAGCGCCGCCGCGACGGAAGCTGGAGCGAGCCGCGCCACCTGGGCGGCTCCGCGCTCAGCACGGGCGACGAGCTGTACCCGAGCGTGGATGCGCAGGGCACGCTCTACTTCGCCTCGGACCGCGAGGGCGGCTACGGCGCGTGGGACTTGTACCGCTCCAGGCTTCGCGCGGACGGCACCTACGGGCCGGCGGAGAACCTGGGGCCGGGCGTCAACACGGAGTACTGGGAGTTCAACCCCAACGTCACGCCGGATGGGAAGACGATGCTCTTCGCGTCCATTGGCCGCCCGGACGGTTTTGGCTACGGAGACTTGTATGTCTCCCAGCGCACGTGGCGAGGCTGGCAGGCCGCGCGAAACCTGGGCCCGACGGTGAACACGGCGCTGGACGAGTACCACCCGACGCTCTCGCCCGACCACCGCACGCTCTATTTCGTGCGGCACCAGTATGAGCCGTTCGTCCCGAGCGAGCTCTACCACGTCCGCGTGGGGCGGCTGCTCCCCGAACTGGACGTGTGCGACGTGCAGAACTGA
- a CDS encoding glycoside hydrolase family 6 protein, which produces MRWNQQRGWLPVVLAASVWSACGPATPPVPEPDSHGEVSAGLAELVVNGDFSGGSVAPWWSGPNTQSVVENGRLRVNVTGGTANPWDAPMGQDGIALVNGQSYALAFTASASAPVTVRVTAQLGTAPYTAPLDQRITLDGTPRSFSFPFTSNLGTTAGQVTFQLGGAGAFSAFLDNISLSTGGGGGGGGPLGMTSGFYVDPDSNPAVWVRNNGWDSRAASIQNSIASKAGAKWFGNWSGDIASAVSSYVAAADAADKLPVLVAYNIPGRDCGSHSGGGAGSPEAYRTWISAFVTGLGNRPAVVIIEPDAVAQLDCLPNDTERNTRLGLLRFATEQLRDRAPNTWAYLDGGNAGWIAADTMAQRLESAGARNIRGFALNVSNYYPTDASTAYGAAVNGALNTRYAYTRPFVVDTSRNGNGHNGDWCNPAGRKLGAVSQTGGGAEMLLWVKVPGDSDGNCGIAPNTPAGQFSPDIAMRLISGT; this is translated from the coding sequence ATGCGATGGAATCAACAGAGGGGATGGCTCCCCGTGGTGCTGGCGGCATCCGTCTGGAGTGCGTGTGGCCCGGCGACACCGCCAGTGCCCGAGCCGGACTCCCACGGTGAGGTCTCCGCGGGGCTCGCCGAGCTGGTCGTCAACGGCGACTTCAGCGGAGGCTCGGTGGCGCCCTGGTGGAGCGGCCCCAATACCCAGTCGGTGGTGGAGAATGGCAGGCTGCGGGTCAACGTCACGGGAGGCACGGCCAATCCGTGGGATGCGCCGATGGGGCAGGATGGCATCGCCCTGGTGAACGGTCAGTCGTACGCCTTGGCCTTCACCGCGTCGGCCTCCGCACCCGTGACGGTGCGGGTGACGGCGCAGTTGGGGACGGCGCCGTACACCGCGCCACTGGACCAGCGCATCACCCTGGACGGCACGCCGCGCTCGTTCTCGTTCCCCTTCACGTCGAACCTGGGGACGACGGCGGGGCAGGTGACCTTCCAACTGGGTGGCGCGGGCGCCTTCTCCGCGTTCCTGGACAACATCTCGCTCTCCACCGGAGGCGGGGGCGGGGGCGGGGGGCCGCTGGGGATGACCAGCGGCTTCTACGTCGACCCGGACTCCAACCCCGCGGTGTGGGTGCGCAACAACGGCTGGGACTCGCGCGCGGCGAGCATCCAGAACTCCATCGCGAGCAAGGCGGGGGCGAAGTGGTTCGGCAACTGGAGCGGCGACATCGCCTCGGCGGTCTCCAGCTACGTCGCCGCGGCGGACGCGGCGGACAAGCTCCCGGTGCTCGTGGCCTACAACATCCCCGGGCGCGACTGCGGCAGCCACTCGGGGGGCGGCGCGGGGAGCCCCGAGGCCTACCGGACGTGGATCTCCGCGTTCGTCACCGGCCTGGGCAACCGTCCCGCCGTGGTCATCATCGAGCCCGACGCGGTGGCGCAGCTCGACTGCCTCCCCAATGACACCGAGCGCAACACGCGGCTGGGCCTGTTGCGGTTCGCGACGGAGCAGCTGCGGGACCGCGCGCCCAACACCTGGGCCTACCTGGATGGGGGCAACGCGGGCTGGATTGCCGCCGACACGATGGCGCAGCGGCTGGAGTCCGCGGGCGCGCGCAACATCCGAGGCTTCGCCCTCAACGTGTCCAACTACTACCCCACGGACGCGTCCACGGCGTACGGCGCGGCGGTCAATGGCGCGCTGAACACGCGCTATGCGTACACGCGCCCCTTCGTGGTGGACACCAGCCGCAACGGCAACGGACACAATGGCGACTGGTGCAATCCCGCGGGCCGCAAGCTGGGCGCGGTGTCCCAGACGGGTGGAGGCGCGGAGATGCTCCTGTGGGTGAAGGTGCCTGGGGACTCCGACGGAAACTGCGGCATCGCGCCGAACACGCCCGCGGGCCAGTTCAGTCCCGACATCGCGATGCGCCTCATCTCAGGTACGTGA
- a CDS encoding LytR/AlgR family response regulator transcription factor, with translation MSGELVETSLLRVALADDEPLARARLRALLSAEPNVEVVMEAASGAEAVRGVLDSAPDVLLLDIEMPAGDGFEVLRALPPEVLPVVVFVTAWQQHAVKAFEAQALDFLLKPYDKERFRAALARARQQVRLLRRGESGARREALLSGLALAEAPLRRLPVKVDGRIRFVDCASITHVESEANYVRVHAEGEQHVLRETLTHLEERLDPRRFLRVHRSVLINLDKVRELEPLSQGEYLLVLGTRGVAVRTGRSHRARVEAALGLGASATDSR, from the coding sequence ATGAGTGGAGAACTCGTGGAGACGTCGCTGTTGCGTGTGGCGCTGGCGGATGACGAGCCGCTGGCCCGGGCCCGCCTGCGCGCGCTGCTGTCGGCGGAGCCCAACGTCGAGGTGGTGATGGAGGCGGCCAGCGGCGCGGAGGCCGTGCGCGGCGTGCTGGACTCCGCGCCGGATGTGCTGCTGCTCGACATCGAGATGCCCGCGGGAGACGGGTTCGAGGTCCTTCGCGCCTTGCCTCCCGAGGTGTTGCCCGTGGTGGTCTTCGTCACCGCCTGGCAGCAGCACGCCGTGAAGGCCTTCGAGGCCCAGGCGCTCGACTTCCTGCTCAAGCCCTATGACAAGGAACGCTTTCGCGCCGCGCTGGCCCGGGCGCGTCAGCAGGTCCGGCTGTTGCGACGCGGCGAGTCCGGGGCGAGGCGTGAGGCGCTCCTGTCCGGCCTGGCCCTGGCGGAGGCTCCGTTGCGCAGGCTCCCCGTCAAGGTGGACGGCCGCATCCGCTTCGTGGACTGCGCCTCCATCACCCACGTGGAGTCGGAGGCCAACTACGTGCGGGTCCACGCGGAAGGAGAGCAGCACGTCCTGCGCGAGACGCTGACGCACCTGGAGGAGCGGCTGGACCCACGCCGCTTCCTGCGGGTCCACCGCTCCGTGCTCATCAACCTGGACAAGGTGCGGGAGCTGGAGCCGCTCTCCCAGGGCGAGTACCTGCTGGTGCTGGGCACGCGCGGCGTCGCGGTGCGCACCGGGCGCAGCCACCGCGCTCGTGTGGAGGCCGCGCTGGGGCTGGGCGCGTCGGCGACGGACTCGCGCTGA
- a CDS encoding PilZ domain-containing protein, translating to MGRPRVNALEEYKSLLERQRAQALGPEEEQRLELLRDVLLELGALPPEGSELPVRAARAEAVLEVTFANQDDVVRAYSKNIGAGGLAIRTTRALPVGSTLELRITLPDTPQALRTLAQVAWSRDDEMGVAFTQLPPETERRLKLFLTQDASLLQRVRGVLKADVMQWLTKDVRELGKGPAPQAATAVELDTRVPVLVSLTDTRLLALVSELFEQKGLRIVTDTTRPAPIIVVDTGTALDVLSTAARPGTRVIMVNVSGPDSLMGRLTNLNPAAFVKHPASAASVLLAVEKLLALTKSP from the coding sequence ATGGGACGTCCACGTGTCAACGCGCTGGAGGAGTACAAGTCCCTGTTGGAACGCCAACGCGCGCAGGCCCTCGGCCCGGAAGAAGAGCAGCGCCTGGAGCTCCTTCGCGACGTGCTCCTGGAACTGGGAGCCCTTCCACCCGAAGGCAGCGAGCTGCCCGTCCGCGCCGCCCGCGCGGAGGCTGTGCTCGAGGTGACATTCGCCAACCAGGACGACGTGGTGCGCGCGTACAGCAAGAACATCGGAGCCGGAGGATTGGCCATCCGGACGACTCGCGCGCTGCCGGTGGGCAGCACCCTGGAGCTGCGCATCACGCTCCCCGACACGCCCCAGGCCCTGCGCACGCTCGCGCAAGTGGCCTGGTCTCGCGATGACGAGATGGGCGTGGCCTTCACCCAGCTTCCCCCGGAGACGGAGCGCAGGCTGAAGCTCTTCCTCACGCAGGACGCGTCGCTGCTCCAGCGGGTGCGCGGCGTGTTGAAGGCGGATGTGATGCAGTGGTTGACCAAGGATGTGCGGGAGCTGGGCAAGGGCCCCGCGCCCCAGGCCGCCACCGCCGTGGAGCTGGACACCCGCGTCCCCGTGCTGGTGAGCCTGACGGACACGCGGCTGCTCGCACTGGTCTCCGAGCTGTTCGAACAGAAGGGCCTGCGCATCGTGACGGACACCACCCGGCCCGCGCCCATCATCGTCGTGGACACGGGCACCGCGCTCGATGTGCTCAGCACCGCGGCCCGCCCGGGCACTCGCGTCATCATGGTCAATGTCAGCGGCCCGGATTCGTTGATGGGGCGGCTCACGAACCTCAACCCCGCCGCCTTCGTGAAGCACCCGGCCAGCGCCGCCTCGGTGCTGCTGGCGGTGGAGAAGCTGCTCGCGCTCACGAAGTCACCCTGA
- a CDS encoding lysophospholipid acyltransferase family protein yields MPPLLIPALALGPLRPSSSDALMRTWCLWARRVFGVDVDVVDHNAGGYDDGAPYVFLQLNQTSLSEAFVTTAALPRWALIFMNIEFAALPFIGWVPVSQGSVVVVRQWSAQARRAVDRAADALRRGACFYMSIEGRRSPDGALGPYKKGAAVLAIRSGARIVPMVFHGARDVLPFGEWRVRPGRVRVELLPAIETEGMSYEDRDALVERLRALAQSQGLGRPPG; encoded by the coding sequence ATGCCCCCCTTGCTGATTCCCGCGCTCGCGCTGGGGCCGTTGCGCCCGAGCTCCTCGGATGCGCTCATGCGCACGTGGTGTCTCTGGGCGCGTCGCGTCTTCGGCGTGGATGTGGACGTGGTCGACCACAACGCGGGCGGGTATGACGACGGCGCGCCGTATGTCTTCCTCCAGTTGAACCAGACGAGCCTGAGCGAGGCGTTCGTGACGACCGCGGCCCTCCCCCGGTGGGCGCTCATCTTCATGAACATCGAGTTCGCGGCGCTGCCCTTCATTGGGTGGGTGCCGGTGTCGCAAGGCTCCGTGGTGGTGGTGCGTCAATGGAGCGCGCAGGCGCGGCGCGCGGTGGACCGGGCCGCCGACGCGCTGCGCAGGGGCGCTTGTTTCTACATGTCCATCGAGGGCCGCCGCAGCCCCGATGGAGCGCTGGGGCCGTACAAGAAGGGCGCGGCGGTGCTCGCGATTCGCTCTGGAGCCCGCATCGTCCCCATGGTGTTTCATGGCGCGCGGGACGTGCTGCCCTTTGGAGAGTGGCGCGTGCGGCCGGGCCGTGTGCGCGTGGAGCTCCTCCCCGCCATCGAGACGGAAGGCATGTCCTACGAGGACCGGGACGCACTGGTGGAGCGTCTGCGCGCGCTGGCGCAGTCCCAGGGATTGGGGCGTCCTCCAGGCTGA
- a CDS encoding sensor histidine kinase codes for MGWWLADAFVAVSQVRILQRLGEVKAADGELWRMSLISSLLWVPITVLCLRLSERVPLQRRGGARALVAHLAALLGVLFGRAAFVMLTQDLVGWYERMPGVPDLLAQSVANNLLPFVLLTAGAHALGLARRAHVRQRRADQLQAQLAEARLQALASQLRPHFLFNALNAVASLVHADPDGAERMLARLGDLLRQSLESHGRQEVTLREELAALTPYLDIEQIRFGPRLQVAWSLAPDVMDARVPFLALQPLVENAIRHGLAPRAEPGRIEITAEREGALLRVSVRDDGMGPPPEGPVRVGGVGLSNLRARLVTLYGPRAGLELRRGTPRGAVAELRVPLDDSHEGERVAA; via the coding sequence TTGGGCTGGTGGCTCGCCGACGCGTTCGTCGCGGTGAGCCAGGTGCGCATCCTCCAGCGCCTCGGCGAGGTGAAGGCGGCCGACGGGGAGCTGTGGCGCATGTCGCTCATCAGCTCGCTCCTGTGGGTCCCCATCACGGTGCTGTGCCTGCGCCTGTCGGAGCGCGTGCCCCTGCAGCGGCGGGGCGGCGCGCGCGCGCTGGTGGCCCATCTGGCGGCGTTGCTCGGGGTGCTCTTCGGACGGGCGGCCTTCGTCATGCTCACGCAGGACCTGGTGGGCTGGTACGAGCGGATGCCGGGCGTGCCCGACCTGCTGGCCCAGAGCGTCGCCAACAACCTGCTGCCCTTCGTGTTGCTGACGGCCGGGGCGCATGCCCTGGGCCTCGCGAGGCGGGCGCACGTGCGTCAGCGGCGCGCGGACCAGTTGCAGGCGCAGCTCGCGGAGGCGCGGCTTCAGGCCCTGGCGTCCCAGCTCCGGCCGCACTTCCTCTTCAACGCGCTCAACGCGGTGGCCTCGCTGGTCCACGCGGACCCGGACGGCGCCGAGCGGATGCTGGCACGCCTGGGGGACTTGCTGCGCCAGAGCCTGGAGTCGCATGGCCGGCAGGAGGTGACGCTGCGCGAGGAGCTGGCGGCGCTGACGCCGTACCTGGACATCGAGCAGATTCGCTTCGGGCCTCGGCTTCAGGTGGCGTGGAGCCTGGCGCCGGATGTGATGGACGCGCGGGTGCCCTTCCTGGCGTTGCAGCCGCTGGTGGAGAACGCCATCCGCCATGGCCTGGCGCCGCGCGCGGAGCCGGGGCGAATCGAAATCACGGCCGAGCGGGAAGGGGCGCTGCTGCGGGTGTCCGTGCGGGACGATGGCATGGGGCCTCCGCCGGAGGGGCCGGTCCGGGTGGGCGGCGTGGGGTTGTCCAACCTGCGCGCGCGGCTGGTGACGTTGTACGGGCCGAGGGCGGGCCTGGAGTTGCGCCGGGGGACGCCTCGCGGCGCGGTGGCGGAGTTGCGTGTCCCGCTGGATGACAGTCATGAAGGAGAACGGGTGGCGGCATGA